The following proteins come from a genomic window of Chryseobacterium glaciei:
- a CDS encoding TonB-dependent receptor domain-containing protein — MKTQILIAAIFFSGLTFAQEKKSDTLKTKSIEGVTLTKQVFKKQSDRFVYDVAASPVTKGNTTFDILKQTPLLSSTDDKTLKIAGKNNALIYINGRKSNMDADSLVQFLKNTPAENIQKIEVITVPGSEFQVESSDGIINIVLKKKMSDGLSGNMRMSNSQNKFNGSNASFSANYRKDKLGISANLSGGENIQGQSYVLRNGNDLSSNESVGDINDPNKNLGGYLNIDYQLNDNSNLALSWNTWANKSYNSTVDLFNTTRSYDKKNDDYVMNYTRSRNKEDARSYNNSVNLNYELKTDSLGSKLNINAAYLNYKRFQFTDNRTILSDVYGNDIRLGRQTFQDLPQIINNFSGTVDYNKKFKNDFTVSVGGNYNKTKTNNDTKNNTLDYAYDKFGNLQGITNTPTPNHFVYNENIYGVYLTLEKKFNDKFSGKVGARYEITNSVGTSDNAATPDLQRIERKYNNLLPYVSFNYAINDKNNISYAFSSRMRRPSFWEINPVRNILTEDNYTQNNPFVKASSTYNQELTYMFNSSYFLILNHSLYKDVITQVPLQRDILKKRLDEMGNPVLDENNQPIMDPHKQLRYIRTNFGDKQEMSAMLGIQKTFFKQYLTANFNIGLQHNINNGSLSVDPTSGDVFPTYENKIRSTSIVIQTNNTIRLDKKKTWFLGVNYFYVDKQQIELGMLKDLMSLDLSLKKNWNDWTFAVNVSDVFRTNVVEIEDYQDNGNYNYVKNDQFRRGVTVSITYNFGNQKVKKVRDIEGASDAIKSRTR, encoded by the coding sequence ATGAAAACTCAAATTCTTATCGCAGCCATATTTTTCAGCGGATTGACCTTCGCACAAGAAAAAAAATCAGATACTTTAAAAACTAAAAGTATAGAAGGCGTTACTTTAACTAAACAGGTTTTCAAAAAACAAAGTGACCGTTTTGTGTATGATGTTGCCGCTTCACCGGTTACGAAAGGAAATACTACTTTCGATATCTTAAAGCAAACTCCACTACTCTCTTCTACTGACGATAAAACATTGAAAATTGCAGGAAAGAATAATGCTTTAATCTATATCAATGGTAGAAAAAGCAATATGGATGCGGATTCTTTGGTTCAATTCTTAAAAAATACGCCAGCAGAAAACATTCAGAAAATTGAGGTAATTACTGTTCCGGGAAGTGAATTTCAGGTAGAATCTTCAGACGGAATCATCAATATCGTTTTAAAGAAAAAAATGAGCGACGGTTTGAGCGGAAACATGAGAATGTCTAACTCTCAAAATAAATTCAACGGAAGCAATGCGAGTTTCTCTGCAAACTATAGAAAAGATAAGTTGGGAATCAGCGCTAATTTGAGTGGTGGTGAAAATATCCAAGGACAATCTTATGTGCTAAGAAACGGAAACGATTTATCCTCAAACGAATCTGTAGGTGACATTAATGATCCTAACAAAAATCTTGGAGGTTATTTAAACATTGATTATCAATTGAATGACAACAGCAATTTAGCTCTATCATGGAATACTTGGGCGAATAAAAGTTATAATTCTACCGTAGATTTGTTTAATACAACCAGATCTTACGACAAAAAGAATGACGATTACGTTATGAACTACACAAGATCCAGAAACAAAGAAGATGCAAGATCTTATAATAATTCTGTCAATCTAAACTATGAATTGAAAACGGATTCTTTAGGTAGTAAATTAAACATTAATGCCGCTTATTTAAACTATAAAAGATTTCAGTTTACAGACAACAGAACAATCCTTTCTGATGTTTATGGCAACGACATAAGATTGGGAAGACAGACATTTCAGGATCTTCCACAGATCATCAATAACTTTTCAGGAACCGTTGATTATAACAAAAAATTCAAAAATGATTTCACTGTATCTGTAGGAGGAAATTACAACAAAACAAAAACCAATAACGATACAAAAAACAATACTCTTGATTATGCTTACGATAAATTCGGGAATTTACAAGGCATAACAAATACACCAACGCCCAATCACTTTGTTTATAATGAAAATATCTACGGAGTTTATTTAACGCTTGAAAAGAAATTTAACGATAAATTTTCAGGAAAAGTGGGAGCGAGATATGAAATTACAAACAGTGTAGGAACATCGGACAACGCAGCCACTCCGGATCTTCAGAGAATTGAAAGAAAGTATAATAACTTGTTGCCTTATGTAAGTTTTAATTATGCAATCAATGATAAAAACAATATTTCTTATGCCTTTTCAAGCAGAATGAGAAGACCGAGCTTCTGGGAAATAAATCCTGTAAGAAACATCCTGACAGAAGATAATTATACTCAAAATAACCCTTTTGTGAAAGCATCTTCAACTTATAATCAGGAATTAACGTATATGTTTAATAGTTCTTACTTCCTGATATTAAACCACTCATTATATAAAGATGTAATTACACAGGTTCCGTTACAGCGAGATATTTTGAAAAAAAGACTGGATGAAATGGGAAATCCTGTTTTAGATGAAAACAATCAACCCATCATGGATCCTCACAAACAACTTAGATATATCCGTACCAATTTTGGAGACAAGCAGGAAATGTCTGCAATGTTAGGTATTCAGAAAACATTCTTTAAACAATATTTAACAGCTAATTTCAACATCGGACTTCAACATAATATTAATAACGGAAGTTTAAGTGTTGACCCAACTTCAGGAGATGTTTTCCCTACTTATGAAAATAAAATACGTTCTACGAGTATCGTTATTCAAACCAATAACACGATTCGTTTAGACAAAAAGAAAACTTGGTTCTTAGGCGTAAATTATTTCTATGTTGACAAACAACAAATCGAATTGGGGATGTTAAAAGATCTAATGAGCTTAGATTTAAGTTTAAAGAAAAACTGGAACGACTGGACATTCGCTGTAAACGTAAGCGATGTATTTAGAACAAACGTTGTTGAAATTGAAGATTACCAAGACAACGGAAACTACAATTACGTAAAAAACGATCAGTTCAGAAGAGGAGTAACTGTGAGCATTACTTATAACTTCGGAAACCAGAAAGTGAAAAAAGTAAGAGACATCGAAGGAGCTTCTGACGCCATCAAAAGCAGAACAAGATAG
- a CDS encoding ferritin-like domain-containing protein, with product MKKTISVSNKGATLDTGRRNFLKLGGLGIAMAGLALVGCSDNEFDYQYMDPANKFDLGTGDVGVLNYAYALEQLEADFYTKVVNNFYSGISDAEKTLFTDLYHHEVIHRDFFKAAISGVTTNVLPTLEFQYPNVNFSNRASVLATAKALEDTGVAAYNGAGKYITNPDYLVIAGKIVSVEARHASAIRNLINPGSADFSGDDVINATGLDVAKEPTEIVSVAGGFIKTPFTWKERGIS from the coding sequence ATGAAAAAAACGATCAGTGTTTCAAACAAAGGTGCCACTTTGGATACCGGAAGACGAAACTTTCTTAAACTTGGAGGACTTGGTATTGCTATGGCAGGCCTTGCCCTTGTAGGATGTTCAGATAATGAGTTTGATTATCAGTACATGGATCCAGCCAATAAATTTGATCTCGGTACAGGAGATGTTGGCGTTTTAAACTATGCGTATGCACTTGAACAACTTGAAGCAGATTTTTATACCAAAGTAGTAAACAATTTTTACTCAGGGATTTCTGATGCCGAAAAAACACTTTTTACAGATCTTTATCATCATGAAGTAATTCACAGAGATTTCTTTAAAGCTGCCATCAGCGGAGTAACAACCAATGTGTTGCCAACTTTGGAATTTCAATATCCAAACGTAAATTTCAGTAACAGAGCTTCAGTTTTAGCTACGGCAAAAGCTTTGGAAGACACTGGTGTAGCTGCTTATAACGGAGCAGGAAAATATATTACAAATCCAGATTATTTGGTAATTGCAGGGAAAATCGTTTCTGTTGAGGCCAGACATGCTTCTGCTATCAGAAATTTGATTAATCCGGGTTCTGCTGATTTTTCAGGAGATGATGTAATCAACGCAACCGGGTTGGATGTTGCTAAAGAGCCAACTGAAATTGTAAGTGTGGCCGGAGGATTCATCAAAACGCCATTCACTTGGAAAGAAAGAGGTATTAGCTAA
- a CDS encoding alpha/beta hydrolase has product MKNLIVIFGCFFMLLFTTSCRKKTINLGKEISFESEENVSYGKDSEQKMDLYIPKNSLNSKPDVFIIIHGGGWRGGEKSHLSFFTLSMMQKFPNHIFANIDYRLASTSRFAIPNQTEDINNTMLYLEKTLQYKPKFILLGNSAGGHLSMLYAYKFDQARKVKAVINIVGPSDLSDPNFKKYTDYSFVEKHLIDPKSLSSDVSMMNFASPTHSINSTSAPTLSYYGNNDQIIPLSQKQILDSLLNKNKVVNESFEFNGGHLDWDKKNNASFLMNKIDAFLKKIDKK; this is encoded by the coding sequence ATGAAAAACTTAATTGTAATTTTCGGGTGCTTCTTTATGTTGCTGTTCACTACAAGCTGTAGGAAAAAAACTATAAATCTCGGTAAGGAAATTTCTTTTGAAAGCGAGGAAAATGTTTCTTATGGAAAAGATTCAGAACAAAAAATGGATCTTTACATTCCGAAAAACAGTTTAAATTCTAAACCTGACGTTTTTATCATCATACATGGCGGCGGATGGCGTGGTGGAGAAAAATCTCATTTATCATTCTTCACTTTATCAATGATGCAGAAATTCCCGAATCATATTTTTGCTAATATTGATTATCGATTGGCTTCAACTTCACGTTTTGCAATCCCAAATCAGACCGAGGACATCAATAATACAATGCTTTATTTAGAAAAAACATTACAATATAAACCCAAATTCATTCTTTTAGGAAACAGCGCGGGCGGGCATTTATCCATGCTTTATGCTTATAAATTTGATCAGGCTAGAAAAGTAAAAGCAGTGATTAATATTGTTGGCCCATCCGATTTGTCTGATCCCAATTTTAAAAAATATACGGATTATTCTTTTGTTGAAAAACATTTAATTGATCCTAAAAGTCTTTCCTCTGATGTATCAATGATGAATTTTGCCAGTCCGACACATTCGATAAACAGCACTTCAGCTCCAACACTTTCCTATTATGGAAATAATGATCAGATCATCCCATTATCTCAAAAGCAAATATTAGATTCTCTTTTAAATAAAAACAAGGTCGTTAATGAATCTTTCGAATTCAATGGCGGACATCTTGATTGGGACAAAAAAAATAATGCTTCTTTTTTAATGAATAAAATTGATGCGTTTTTGAAAAAAATTGATAAGAAATAA
- a CDS encoding four helix bundle protein yields the protein MGNYKELIVWQKSVALVTDIYSSTKNFPKEEIYCLTNQIRRSSISIPSNIAEGHSRRSQLDYIQFLKIARGSSAELETQLLISKNLNYLNLEEFQILDEKLTEISKMLNAIISKLQTIPKP from the coding sequence ATGGGAAATTATAAGGAATTAATTGTTTGGCAGAAATCTGTAGCGCTTGTAACAGATATTTACTCCAGCACAAAGAATTTTCCTAAAGAAGAAATTTACTGTCTTACGAATCAAATTCGTCGTTCATCGATTTCAATTCCGTCAAATATTGCTGAAGGACATTCTAGAAGATCTCAATTAGATTATATCCAATTTTTAAAAATTGCCCGTGGAAGTTCTGCTGAATTGGAGACACAATTACTTATTTCTAAAAATTTAAATTATTTAAATTTGGAAGAGTTTCAAATTCTCGATGAAAAGTTAACGGAAATATCAAAGATGTTGAATGCAATAATTTCAAAACTACAAACCATCCCTAAACCCTAA
- a CDS encoding DUF3817 domain-containing protein codes for MDFIDKIFSKYSQEKIIKWFKQICVAEAISCVLLYGVAMIWIRYDENLYSIIFISVIGSLHGLFFTLYLLLCLPARKIYNWDDEDFVFALLSAFFPFATIWVDKKLARFDRE; via the coding sequence ATGGACTTCATCGATAAAATATTCTCAAAATATTCTCAGGAAAAAATCATTAAATGGTTTAAACAAATCTGCGTGGCAGAAGCAATTTCCTGTGTTTTATTATATGGAGTTGCCATGATCTGGATTCGTTATGATGAAAATTTATATTCCATCATTTTCATAAGTGTTATTGGAAGTTTGCATGGACTTTTCTTTACCCTTTATCTTTTACTTTGTCTTCCGGCAAGAAAAATTTATAATTGGGATGATGAAGATTTTGTCTTCGCATTATTATCCGCTTTCTTTCCTTTCGCGACTATCTGGGTTGATAAAAAATTAGCTCGTTTCGATAGAGAATAA
- the recJ gene encoding single-stranded-DNA-specific exonuclease RecJ yields the protein MSQKWIYKSEPDEEIVDGLSSSLGFGTFESRLLVLRGIDDYQKAREFFKPNLTDIHSPFLMADMQKAVERIANAIENGEKIMVYGDYDVDGTTAVALMYLYLSKIVEKKYLDFYIPDRNSEGYGISTEGIDFAKQNGFSLIIALDCGIKALDMINYAQSLDIDFIICDHHLPGDEIPNAVAVLDPKRRDCRYPFKELSGCGVGFKLCQGLNTIYKLPDAELFELTDLLAISIAADIVSMTGENRVLAKMGLKILRKTRNLGLRLLIPEDKLSHFEISNIVFEIAPKINAAGRISHGKAAVQLMVSDNLKHANQIVGDIMNLNDERRELDMNSTLSALNQIIESQQQSKLTTIVYHPEWNKGVIGIVASRLIETYYKPTLVFTDGNNGEMVASARSVSDFDVHEALDICSEYFLKFGGHHAAAGLSMEKDKFDAFKIKFEQVVTEKIKEHQKEPSILIDSEIQIDDVNREFINFHRKLAPFGPHNMKPILAIKNQKLSGYVKTMGKDNNHVKFYIKQESTGRNIECVGFKLGQFVEDFKNKKFDIVFTLEENHWKGNVTHYLNIKDVKFRD from the coding sequence ATGAGTCAAAAATGGATTTACAAGTCTGAACCCGATGAGGAGATAGTGGATGGATTAAGTTCGTCACTTGGTTTTGGAACTTTTGAATCTAGACTCCTCGTTCTTAGAGGGATTGACGATTATCAAAAGGCCAGAGAATTTTTCAAACCAAATCTTACCGATATACACAGTCCGTTTTTAATGGCTGATATGCAAAAAGCTGTTGAGCGCATTGCAAACGCTATTGAAAATGGTGAAAAAATAATGGTTTACGGAGATTACGACGTAGATGGAACTACTGCCGTAGCTTTAATGTACCTATACCTCAGCAAAATTGTTGAGAAAAAATACCTTGATTTTTATATTCCGGACAGAAATTCTGAAGGTTACGGAATTTCCACTGAAGGAATTGATTTCGCCAAGCAAAACGGTTTTTCGTTAATTATTGCTTTAGACTGTGGAATCAAAGCACTTGATATGATCAATTATGCTCAAAGTTTAGACATTGATTTTATCATTTGCGACCACCATTTACCCGGAGACGAAATTCCGAATGCGGTAGCTGTTTTAGATCCAAAAAGACGCGACTGCAGATACCCGTTCAAAGAACTTTCTGGTTGTGGAGTTGGTTTTAAATTATGTCAGGGTTTAAATACCATTTATAAACTTCCCGATGCCGAATTATTTGAATTAACAGATCTTCTGGCAATTTCTATTGCAGCTGATATTGTTTCTATGACCGGCGAGAACAGAGTTTTGGCTAAAATGGGACTTAAAATTCTTAGAAAAACGAGAAATTTAGGGTTAAGATTATTAATTCCGGAAGATAAATTATCTCATTTCGAGATTTCCAATATTGTTTTTGAAATTGCGCCGAAAATCAATGCTGCAGGAAGAATTTCCCATGGAAAAGCTGCTGTTCAGTTGATGGTTTCGGATAATTTGAAACATGCTAACCAAATTGTTGGTGATATTATGAACCTCAATGATGAAAGACGTGAACTCGATATGAATTCTACGCTTTCTGCATTGAACCAAATCATTGAATCTCAACAACAAAGCAAACTGACAACTATCGTTTACCATCCTGAATGGAACAAAGGAGTTATCGGAATTGTTGCTTCAAGACTTATTGAAACGTATTACAAACCTACCCTGGTTTTCACCGATGGGAACAATGGTGAAATGGTAGCTTCTGCAAGATCTGTTTCAGATTTTGATGTTCATGAAGCGTTGGACATCTGTTCAGAATATTTCCTGAAATTTGGAGGTCATCACGCTGCGGCAGGACTTTCAATGGAGAAAGACAAGTTTGATGCTTTCAAAATAAAATTTGAACAAGTTGTTACCGAAAAGATCAAAGAACATCAGAAAGAACCTTCTATTTTGATAGATTCTGAGATTCAGATTGATGATGTGAACAGAGAGTTTATCAATTTCCATAGAAAATTAGCTCCATTTGGTCCGCATAACATGAAACCTATTTTGGCGATCAAAAACCAGAAACTTTCAGGTTATGTAAAAACGATGGGGAAAGATAATAATCACGTTAAGTTTTACATTAAACAGGAATCTACAGGTCGCAATATTGAATGTGTAGGCTTCAAATTGGGTCAGTTTGTAGAAGATTTTAAAAATAAAAAATTCGATATTGTATTCACTTTAGAAGAGAATCACTGGAAAGGAAATGTGACACATTATCTTAATATTAAGGACGTAAAATTCAGGGATTAG
- a CDS encoding serine hydrolase domain-containing protein, which translates to MKKLKLLSLSLFLPFILGCSDNEAEKNYQIEVDAAVKNIHANLQKDLNTDVPSLSVYVVSPKGTYFSTIKGTNGSVVTPNTYFRFASNTKNFTSTAILKMMQDGWLKLDDKITANIPGTTVPYTPDVADWDFPNKNLITIRQILQHNAGIYDVTNDPSQYDVNGETYTDYMLENFPDHQFTASEYVKILKDHNLTYGVPNSVYHYSNTGFAILSEIIARIYSQKTSSSKTYGDYMYDQIVGPGTKKPLGIKFPELASDKQLPSPYVKGFIKYANHNEITDQKNASAHIGEGNGVGTMVMLTDYIRSLMKGQNVLYASSAELMRTSKGAATTSGYALGCSNFAGIGYGHNGATEGYLSLMTYDPTNDVSVIVLLPYWDLSSTANFTKCLNTLNVTGLEVKKVLGY; encoded by the coding sequence ATGAAAAAACTTAAACTTCTGTCACTTTCATTATTCCTGCCTTTTATTTTAGGTTGTAGTGATAATGAGGCTGAAAAAAATTATCAAATTGAAGTGGATGCAGCTGTGAAGAATATTCATGCCAACCTTCAAAAGGATCTTAATACTGATGTTCCTTCGTTAAGCGTTTATGTCGTTTCTCCAAAAGGAACTTATTTTAGTACAATTAAAGGAACAAATGGTTCTGTTGTTACTCCAAATACATATTTTCGTTTTGCGAGCAATACAAAAAACTTTACTTCAACCGCTATTTTGAAAATGATGCAAGACGGTTGGCTTAAACTTGATGATAAAATCACAGCAAATATTCCGGGAACGACTGTTCCTTACACGCCGGATGTTGCAGATTGGGATTTTCCGAATAAGAATCTTATAACCATTCGTCAGATTTTACAGCACAATGCCGGAATTTATGATGTAACGAATGATCCTTCTCAATATGACGTGAATGGTGAAACGTATACAGATTATATGCTAGAAAATTTCCCAGATCATCAGTTTACGGCAAGTGAATATGTCAAAATTTTGAAAGATCATAACCTTACCTATGGAGTTCCAAATTCTGTTTATCATTATTCAAACACAGGATTTGCTATTTTAAGCGAGATTATTGCAAGGATCTATTCTCAAAAGACAAGTTCTTCAAAAACATATGGAGATTACATGTATGATCAAATTGTTGGCCCGGGAACAAAAAAACCTCTTGGTATCAAGTTTCCTGAGTTAGCATCTGATAAACAATTGCCTTCACCTTACGTAAAAGGTTTTATTAAATATGCCAATCATAACGAAATTACCGATCAAAAAAACGCAAGTGCCCACATCGGAGAGGGAAATGGAGTAGGAACGATGGTGATGCTTACAGATTATATCAGAAGTTTAATGAAAGGTCAAAATGTGTTATATGCTTCAAGTGCTGAACTGATGAGAACGAGCAAAGGGGCGGCTACAACTTCCGGATATGCGTTGGGATGTTCTAATTTTGCAGGCATCGGATATGGTCATAACGGAGCAACAGAAGGCTATCTATCCTTAATGACTTATGATCCAACGAATGATGTTTCTGTGATTGTATTATTACCATATTGGGATTTGAGCAGTACTGCTAATTTTACAAAATGCTTGAATACGTTAAATGTCACAGGTCTTGAAGTGAAAAAAGTACTGGGATATTAA
- the nadD gene encoding nicotinate (nicotinamide) nucleotide adenylyltransferase gives MKKIGLFFGSFNPIHIGHLILANYILENSDMEELWFVVSPQNPFKDKKSLLKDHNRLDMVQLSIKNYPNMRASNVEFSLPKPSYTIDTLTYLHEKHPDYSFSLIMGEDNLSSLHKWKNYETLIKNHHIIVYPRVFDGEKKDSDYLQNENISLIKAPVIELSATEIRTMIKDGKNVRPMLPPEVFDYLDGSNFYK, from the coding sequence ATGAAAAAGATCGGTTTATTTTTCGGTTCGTTTAATCCAATTCATATTGGACATCTGATTTTGGCTAATTATATTTTAGAAAATTCAGATATGGAAGAATTGTGGTTTGTGGTAAGTCCACAAAACCCTTTCAAGGACAAAAAATCTTTATTGAAAGACCATAACAGATTGGATATGGTACAACTTTCCATTAAAAATTATCCTAATATGAGAGCTTCTAATGTGGAATTTTCTCTTCCAAAGCCGAGTTATACGATTGACACACTGACTTATCTTCATGAAAAACATCCAGACTATTCTTTTAGTTTAATTATGGGTGAAGATAATCTGAGCAGTTTACACAAATGGAAAAACTATGAAACGTTGATCAAAAATCATCATATCATTGTTTATCCAAGAGTTTTTGATGGAGAGAAAAAAGATTCTGATTATCTTCAAAATGAAAATATTTCTTTAATTAAAGCTCCGGTTATAGAACTTTCTGCAACGGAGATCCGAACGATGATTAAAGACGGTAAAAACGTAAGACCTATGCTGCCTCCGGAAGTTTTTGATTATTTGGACGGTAGTAATTTTTATAAATAA
- a CDS encoding discoidin domain-containing protein, with translation MKTKIMLLMALLPFFFINAQQKTFCNPINIDYGYTPFKNFSNQGKHRATADPVIVNFKNKLFLFSTNQEGYWYSDDMLDWKFVKRKFLRDNKYTHDLNAPAVWAMKDTLYVYGSTWEQDFPIWKSTNPTKDDWHIAVDTLKVGAWDPAFHYDEDKNKLYLYWGSSNEWPLLGTEVKVKNLQSEGFVKPILRLKPEDHGWERFGEYNDNVFLQPFVEGAWVTKHNGKYYMQYGAPATEFSGYSDGVYVSKNPLEGFEYQQHNPFSYKPGGFARGAGHGATFEDNFKNWWHISTIFISTKNNFERRLGIWPAGFDKDDVMYTNTAYGDYPTFLPQYAQGKDFSKGLFAGWMLLNYDKPVQVSSTLGGYHSNNAVDEDIKTYWSAKTGNSGEWFQTDLGEVSTINAIQINYADQDVEFMGKTLGKMHQYKIYGSDDGKKWNVIVDKSKNTKDVPHDYVELEKPAKARFLKMENLKMPTGKFALSGFRVFGKGAGIAPAKVENFVPLRADPKKFGERRSIWMKWQQNQDADGYIIYWGKSPDKMYGSIMVYGKNEYFFTGADRVDSYYFQIEAFNANGISERTEVVKSE, from the coding sequence ATGAAAACGAAAATTATGCTATTGATGGCTCTGTTGCCATTCTTTTTTATCAATGCTCAGCAGAAAACATTCTGTAATCCGATCAATATTGATTATGGATATACACCGTTCAAGAATTTTTCGAATCAGGGGAAACACCGTGCAACAGCTGATCCGGTGATCGTTAATTTTAAAAACAAATTATTCCTTTTTTCAACCAATCAGGAGGGGTATTGGTATAGCGACGATATGCTGGATTGGAAATTTGTGAAAAGAAAATTCCTTCGAGACAACAAATATACTCACGATCTTAATGCACCTGCAGTTTGGGCGATGAAAGATACTTTGTATGTCTACGGCTCAACTTGGGAACAGGATTTCCCCATCTGGAAAAGTACAAACCCAACAAAAGATGACTGGCATATTGCTGTCGATACTTTAAAAGTTGGAGCTTGGGATCCGGCTTTTCATTATGATGAGGACAAAAATAAGCTGTATTTATATTGGGGCTCAAGCAATGAATGGCCTTTGTTAGGTACAGAAGTTAAAGTTAAAAATTTGCAGTCTGAAGGTTTTGTAAAACCTATTTTAAGGTTAAAACCTGAAGATCACGGTTGGGAACGTTTCGGAGAATATAACGATAATGTTTTCTTGCAGCCTTTTGTAGAAGGTGCTTGGGTTACAAAACACAACGGTAAATATTATATGCAGTATGGCGCTCCGGCAACAGAATTCAGTGGATATTCTGATGGAGTTTATGTAAGTAAAAATCCTCTTGAAGGTTTCGAATATCAGCAACACAACCCATTTTCATATAAACCGGGAGGTTTTGCGAGAGGGGCTGGACACGGAGCAACTTTTGAGGATAATTTCAAAAATTGGTGGCATATTTCAACGATATTTATTTCAACTAAAAATAATTTTGAAAGAAGATTGGGGATTTGGCCTGCAGGATTTGATAAAGATGATGTGATGTACACGAATACAGCTTATGGAGATTATCCTACATTCCTTCCACAATATGCTCAAGGGAAAGATTTTTCTAAAGGTCTTTTTGCAGGTTGGATGTTGTTGAATTACGATAAACCCGTTCAGGTTTCATCTACTTTGGGTGGTTACCATTCAAACAATGCGGTGGATGAAGATATTAAAACGTATTGGAGTGCTAAAACAGGAAATTCAGGAGAGTGGTTTCAAACGGATCTAGGAGAAGTTTCTACGATCAATGCGATTCAGATTAATTATGCGGATCAGGATGTTGAGTTTATGGGTAAAACTTTAGGCAAAATGCATCAGTATAAAATTTACGGTTCAGACGACGGTAAAAAATGGAATGTCATTGTTGATAAAAGCAAAAATACCAAAGACGTTCCTCACGATTATGTGGAATTAGAGAAACCTGCAAAAGCGAGATTCCTGAAAATGGAAAACTTAAAAATGCCAACAGGAAAATTTGCATTAAGCGGTTTCAGAGTATTCGGAAAGGGAGCGGGAATAGCACCCGCAAAGGTTGAAAACTTTGTTCCATTAAGGGCTGATCCTAAAAAATTTGGTGAAAGAAGAAGTATCTGGATGAAGTGGCAGCAAAATCAGGATGCAGACGGATATATAATCTATTGGGGAAAATCTCCTGATAAAATGTACGGAAGCATCATGGTATACGGAAAGAATGAATATTTCTTCACCGGAGCAGACAGAGTAGATTCTTATTATTTCCAAATCGAGGCTTTCAATGCTAATGGTATTTCGGAAAGAACGGAAGTTGTAAAATCAGAATAA